In Agromyces archimandritae, one genomic interval encodes:
- a CDS encoding ABC transporter permease, whose product MRAVRTHPVVSGLIGVVALIAVWWIGAALFFQRGDGTGAVPTPPDVVTRLIEDGWAFYSANLAVTLGEAGIGYLFGNVLALLIAAVVLVFPRAETVAMQVAVVSYCIPIVAIGPIIFIVIGAPKTGEASGTAVVLAGLSVFFTTMVGSVLGFKSADRASLDLVRAYGGGSFAQLRFVRLRSALPGIFASLQIAAPAAFLGAILGEYFGGVDVGLGPAMTYAMQNLDAARLWGIALVSGLVAGGAYALIGLAGRIVNPWVHRERRSA is encoded by the coding sequence ATGCGCGCCGTCCGCACCCACCCGGTCGTCAGCGGCCTCATCGGGGTCGTGGCTCTGATCGCCGTCTGGTGGATCGGGGCCGCCCTGTTCTTCCAGCGCGGCGACGGCACCGGGGCCGTGCCCACCCCGCCCGACGTCGTCACCCGGCTCATCGAAGACGGCTGGGCGTTCTACTCCGCGAACCTCGCCGTCACCCTCGGCGAAGCCGGCATCGGCTACCTCTTCGGCAACGTGCTCGCCCTGCTCATCGCCGCCGTCGTGCTCGTCTTCCCGCGCGCCGAAACCGTCGCGATGCAGGTCGCCGTCGTCAGCTACTGCATCCCCATCGTCGCCATCGGGCCCATCATCTTCATCGTCATCGGCGCGCCGAAGACCGGCGAAGCATCCGGCACCGCCGTCGTGCTCGCCGGCCTCAGCGTCTTCTTCACGACCATGGTCGGCTCGGTGCTCGGCTTCAAATCCGCCGACCGCGCCTCGCTCGACCTCGTACGCGCCTACGGCGGCGGATCCTTTGCGCAGCTGCGTTTCGTCCGCCTGCGCTCGGCACTGCCCGGCATCTTCGCCTCGCTGCAGATCGCCGCGCCCGCCGCGTTCCTCGGCGCCATCCTCGGGGAATACTTCGGCGGCGTCGACGTCGGCCTCGGGCCGGCGATGACCTACGCCATGCAGAACCTCGACGCCGCCCGCCTCTGGGGCATCGCCCTCGTCTCCGGCCTCGTCGCCGGCGGCGCGTACGCGCTCATCGGCCTCGCCGGCCGCATCGTGAACCCGTGGGTGCACCGCGAACGGAGGAGCGCATGA
- a CDS encoding ABC transporter permease — MTASVDEPVETPEEAGADAQSFASRAAAFGGVWRNLATGLVSLAIVLVLWWVLLWAFDVSPYVGKGPLDVFAYLFLDEDAGEHLGALGTLLGETLVDAAIGFVTGLALAIVIAALFMLSRGVEAALMPVAMLFRSVPLIAMAPVLILIFGRQGATVAAMGAIVVLFPALVTIVTGLRSASKAMTDVVTVYGGGTWKQLRLVAFPSSLPSFFAAVRISIPGAITGALLAEWLATGRGLGYGIVSAIGRARISEVWADVVAITLVSIVLYNLALVVETAVLKRRS; from the coding sequence ATGACGGCATCCGTCGACGAACCCGTCGAGACGCCCGAAGAAGCCGGCGCCGACGCGCAGTCGTTCGCCTCTCGCGCCGCGGCCTTCGGCGGCGTATGGCGCAACCTCGCGACCGGCCTCGTGTCGCTGGCGATCGTGCTCGTGCTGTGGTGGGTGCTGCTGTGGGCCTTCGACGTCTCCCCCTACGTCGGCAAGGGGCCGCTCGACGTGTTCGCGTACCTCTTCCTCGACGAGGATGCCGGCGAGCACCTCGGCGCCCTCGGCACCCTCCTCGGCGAAACCCTCGTCGACGCCGCGATCGGCTTCGTCACCGGCCTCGCGCTCGCGATCGTCATCGCCGCCCTGTTCATGCTCTCGCGCGGCGTCGAAGCGGCGCTCATGCCGGTGGCGATGCTCTTCCGCAGCGTTCCGCTCATCGCGATGGCGCCCGTGCTCATCCTCATCTTCGGCCGCCAGGGTGCGACCGTCGCGGCGATGGGCGCGATCGTCGTCCTCTTCCCGGCGCTCGTGACGATCGTCACCGGCCTCCGCAGCGCGTCGAAGGCGATGACCGACGTCGTCACCGTCTACGGCGGCGGCACCTGGAAGCAGCTCAGGCTCGTCGCCTTCCCGTCGAGCCTGCCGTCGTTCTTCGCGGCGGTGCGCATCTCGATCCCCGGCGCGATCACCGGAGCCCTCCTCGCCGAATGGCTCGCGACCGGCCGCGGCCTCGGCTACGGCATCGTCTCGGCCATCGGCCGCGCCCGCATCAGCGAGGTCTGGGCCGACGTCGTCGCGATCACGCTCGTCTCGATCGTGCTCTACAACCTGGCCCTCGTGGTCGAGACGGCGGTGCTGAAGCGGCGGTCGTGA
- a CDS encoding adenine phosphoribosyltransferase codes for MNSPLADARSLVESHLAVIPDFPEPGVLFRDLTPVFADGPAFHALAEALTAPFAGRFDHLGGVEARGFLLAGAASALCGAGVLTVRKQGKLPRAVLTEEYDLEYGTAALEVHEGELPPGSRVLIVDDVLATGGTVGAAARLVERAGWVVAGISVAIELEDLGGRAALGDRYEVFSLLQY; via the coding sequence GTGAATTCGCCCCTTGCCGATGCCCGTTCCCTGGTCGAGAGCCACCTCGCGGTGATCCCCGACTTCCCCGAGCCGGGCGTCCTGTTCCGCGATCTCACCCCGGTCTTCGCCGACGGCCCCGCGTTCCATGCGCTCGCCGAGGCGCTCACGGCGCCCTTCGCCGGTCGCTTCGACCACCTCGGCGGCGTCGAGGCGCGCGGGTTCCTGCTCGCCGGCGCGGCGTCGGCGCTGTGCGGTGCGGGCGTGCTGACGGTCCGCAAGCAGGGCAAGCTGCCGCGCGCGGTGCTCACCGAGGAGTACGACCTCGAGTACGGCACGGCCGCCCTCGAAGTGCACGAGGGCGAACTGCCGCCGGGTTCGCGCGTGCTCATCGTCGACGACGTGCTCGCCACCGGCGGCACGGTCGGTGCCGCTGCGCGCCTGGTCGAGCGCGCCGGCTGGGTCGTCGCCGGCATCTCGGTCGCGATCGAGCTCGAGGACCTCGGCGGCCGCGCCGCCCTCGGCGACCGCTACGAGGTCTTCAGCCTCCTGCAGTACTAA
- a CDS encoding DUF3817 domain-containing protein yields the protein MSPKRLFRSLAFAEAVTWTILIAAMILKYGAGWDAAVLVGGSIHGLVFLAYAGISILVGVNQRWNVGAIAFAVLTAIVPYATVPFELWLIRRGRLDGDWRRGPGEAPGDRGWANRVMYWMLARPLVFGAVFVVAVVAIFAALLVIGPPGGREA from the coding sequence GTGTCACCGAAACGCCTGTTCCGTTCGCTCGCCTTCGCCGAGGCGGTGACGTGGACCATCCTGATCGCCGCGATGATCCTGAAGTACGGGGCCGGGTGGGATGCGGCCGTGCTCGTCGGCGGGTCGATCCACGGATTGGTGTTCCTCGCCTACGCGGGCATCTCGATCCTCGTCGGCGTGAACCAGCGCTGGAACGTCGGCGCGATCGCCTTCGCCGTGCTCACCGCGATCGTGCCGTACGCGACGGTGCCGTTCGAGCTGTGGCTGATTCGCCGCGGCCGCCTCGACGGGGACTGGCGGCGCGGGCCCGGCGAAGCGCCCGGCGACCGGGGCTGGGCGAACCGCGTCATGTACTGGATGCTGGCCCGCCCCCTCGTCTTCGGTGCGGTCTTCGTCGTGGCGGTCGTGGCGATCTTCGCGGCACTGCTCGTCATCGGTCCGCCCGGCGGCCGGGAGGCGTGA
- the purL gene encoding phosphoribosylformylglycinamidine synthase subunit PurL — MLDTVDVAAATPEKEQPYAALGLKPDEYERIRNILGRRPTSAELAMYSVMWSEHCSYKSSKVYLKQFGKKVTPEMKRDLMVGMGENAGVVDIGEGWAVTFKIESHNHPSYIEPFQGAATGVGGIVRDIISMGARPVAVMDALRFGRVDDPDTARVVHGVVGGISFYGNCLGLPNIGGETWFDPVYQANPLVNALAVGVLRHEDLHLANARGAGNQVVLFGARTGGDGIGGASILASDTFSEGGPTKRPAVQVGDPFAEKVLIECCLELFAGDLVEGIQDLGAAGISCATSELASNGDGGMSIVLDQVLLRDPSLTPEEILMSESQERMMAIVRPEKLDGFLEVVKKWDVETSVLGEVTDTGRLSITWRGQEIVNVDPATVAVDGPVYERPVARPEWIDALNADTAANLPRPAEAGELETQFRALIGSPDQADASWITDQYDTYVLGNTALATPDDGGMIRVDEASGLGVSLATDANGRYCQLDPREGAKLALAEAYRNVAATGAKPVAVSDCLNFGSPENPEVMWQFSEAVEGLSDGCLELGIPVTGGNVSFYNQTGDVPIHPTPVVAVMGVIDDVGRRVPSGWQDDGHNIYLLGDTRAELDGSAWAGVVHDHLGGRPPAVDLAAERRLAELLVAAAYDGLVDSAHDLSDGGLAVALADAVSRFGVGARVFLDEVAADAGLDLATVLFSESQGRAIVTVPREDDVRFQAFCAARGCPVRRIGVTDAESGALDIQGSFALPVAEIVAGRRAPFETFGELVS, encoded by the coding sequence GTGCTCGACACCGTCGACGTCGCCGCCGCCACCCCCGAGAAGGAGCAGCCGTACGCCGCCCTCGGGCTGAAGCCCGACGAGTACGAGCGCATCCGCAACATCCTCGGCCGCCGGCCCACCTCCGCCGAGCTCGCGATGTACTCGGTGATGTGGAGCGAGCACTGCTCCTACAAGTCGTCGAAGGTCTACCTCAAACAGTTCGGCAAGAAGGTCACGCCCGAGATGAAGCGGGACCTCATGGTCGGCATGGGCGAGAACGCCGGCGTCGTCGACATCGGCGAGGGCTGGGCCGTCACCTTCAAGATCGAATCGCACAACCACCCGAGCTACATCGAACCGTTCCAGGGGGCTGCGACCGGCGTCGGCGGCATCGTCCGCGACATCATCTCGATGGGCGCACGCCCCGTCGCCGTCATGGACGCGCTGCGCTTCGGCCGCGTCGACGACCCCGACACCGCCCGCGTCGTGCACGGCGTCGTCGGCGGCATCTCCTTCTACGGCAACTGCCTCGGCCTGCCGAACATCGGCGGCGAGACCTGGTTCGACCCGGTGTACCAGGCCAACCCCCTCGTCAACGCGCTCGCCGTCGGCGTGCTGCGGCACGAAGACCTGCACCTCGCCAATGCCCGCGGCGCCGGCAACCAGGTGGTGCTGTTCGGCGCCCGCACCGGCGGCGACGGCATCGGCGGGGCATCCATCCTCGCCTCCGACACGTTCAGCGAGGGCGGCCCGACGAAACGGCCCGCAGTACAGGTCGGCGACCCCTTCGCCGAGAAGGTGCTCATCGAGTGCTGCCTCGAACTGTTCGCCGGCGACCTCGTCGAGGGCATCCAGGATCTCGGCGCGGCCGGCATCTCGTGCGCGACGTCGGAGCTGGCCTCCAACGGCGACGGCGGCATGTCGATCGTGCTCGACCAGGTGCTGCTGCGGGACCCCTCCCTCACCCCCGAGGAGATCCTCATGTCGGAGTCGCAGGAGCGCATGATGGCCATCGTGCGCCCAGAGAAACTCGACGGCTTCCTCGAGGTCGTGAAGAAGTGGGACGTCGAGACCAGCGTGCTCGGCGAGGTCACCGACACCGGCCGCCTCTCGATCACCTGGCGCGGGCAGGAGATCGTCAACGTCGACCCCGCCACCGTCGCCGTCGACGGCCCCGTCTACGAACGGCCCGTCGCCCGCCCCGAATGGATCGACGCCCTGAACGCCGACACCGCCGCGAACCTGCCCCGACCTGCGGAGGCCGGCGAGCTCGAAACGCAGTTCCGCGCCCTCATCGGCAGCCCCGACCAGGCCGACGCGAGCTGGATCACCGACCAATACGACACCTATGTGCTCGGCAATACCGCGCTCGCCACCCCCGACGACGGCGGCATGATCCGCGTCGACGAAGCATCCGGGCTCGGCGTCTCGCTCGCCACCGACGCCAACGGCCGTTACTGCCAGCTCGACCCACGCGAAGGCGCGAAGCTCGCCCTCGCCGAGGCGTACCGAAACGTCGCCGCGACCGGCGCGAAGCCCGTCGCCGTCAGCGACTGCCTGAACTTCGGCAGCCCCGAGAACCCCGAGGTCATGTGGCAGTTCTCCGAGGCCGTCGAAGGCCTCTCGGACGGCTGCCTCGAACTCGGCATCCCCGTCACCGGCGGCAACGTCTCCTTCTACAACCAGACCGGGGACGTGCCGATCCACCCCACCCCCGTCGTCGCCGTCATGGGCGTCATCGACGACGTCGGCCGCCGCGTGCCGAGCGGCTGGCAGGATGACGGCCACAACATCTACCTGCTCGGCGACACCCGTGCCGAACTCGACGGCTCGGCCTGGGCCGGCGTCGTGCACGACCACCTCGGCGGGCGGCCCCCGGCCGTCGACCTCGCCGCCGAGCGGCGCCTGGCCGAACTGCTCGTCGCGGCTGCCTACGACGGACTCGTCGACTCGGCCCACGACCTCTCCGACGGCGGCCTGGCCGTCGCCCTCGCCGACGCCGTCTCGCGCTTCGGCGTCGGCGCGCGCGTCTTCCTCGACGAGGTCGCCGCCGACGCCGGGCTCGACCTGGCGACGGTGCTGTTCAGCGAATCGCAGGGCCGGGCGATCGTGACCGTGCCCCGCGAAGACGACGTGCGCTTCCAGGCGTTCTGCGCGGCGCGCGGATGCCCCGTGCGCCGCATCGGCGTGACCGATGCCGAGTCGGGCGCCCTCGACATCCAGGGCTCCTTCGCGCTGCCCGTCGCCGAGATCGTCGCCGGCCGCCGCGCGCCGTTCGAGACCTTCGGCGAACTCGTCAGCTGA
- a CDS encoding DUF3021 domain-containing protein, with translation MARTAPRLGVRALLLAGIPLVVMSAIAIALQASGDVAQARSTFCVGIIVAATCGASVIYGIERWSLAKQTAVHFAVMVCTVLPALLASGWFPLDDFWGVALVVAVFLGTGAVLWTLFALIGLRTRRPR, from the coding sequence GTGGCACGCACCGCACCGCGTCTCGGAGTGCGCGCGCTCCTGCTCGCCGGCATCCCGCTGGTCGTGATGTCGGCGATCGCGATCGCGTTGCAGGCGAGCGGGGACGTCGCGCAGGCGCGGTCGACGTTCTGCGTCGGCATCATCGTCGCGGCGACGTGCGGGGCATCGGTGATCTACGGGATCGAGCGGTGGAGCCTCGCGAAGCAGACCGCGGTGCACTTCGCGGTCATGGTCTGCACGGTGCTGCCGGCGCTGCTGGCGAGCGGATGGTTCCCGCTCGACGACTTCTGGGGCGTCGCGCTCGTGGTCGCCGTGTTCCTCGGAACCGGCGCCGTGCTCTGGACGCTCTTCGCCCTGATCGGCCTGCGCACCCGCCGCCCGCGCTGA
- the erm gene encoding 23S ribosomal RNA methyltransferase Erm — MPGGRHELGQNFLVDRAVIDRVVELAAATGGPLLELGAGGGALTHPLARLGRPLTAVEIDPHRAAELRRRLGRRADVVTADALAWRHPHTPHAVVSNVPFHITTAMLRGLLAAPGWTDAVLLTQWEVARRRTGVGGSSLLTAQWAPWFAFRLERRVPARAFRPIPSVDAGLFTVHRRTEPLVPWGERRAYQAYVAAVFRGRGRGLAQVLARAPRPLPDARRLLAARGLPADALPGRLAPEDWAALWAAVRRR; from the coding sequence CTGCCCGGCGGCCGCCACGAACTCGGGCAGAACTTCCTCGTCGACCGCGCCGTGATCGACCGCGTCGTCGAACTCGCCGCGGCGACCGGCGGCCCCCTGCTCGAGCTCGGCGCCGGCGGCGGCGCCCTCACGCATCCGCTCGCCCGGCTCGGCCGGCCCCTCACCGCGGTCGAGATCGACCCGCACCGCGCCGCCGAACTGCGCCGCCGGCTCGGGCGCCGCGCAGACGTCGTCACCGCCGATGCGCTCGCCTGGCGGCATCCGCACACCCCGCACGCCGTCGTCTCGAACGTGCCGTTCCACATCACGACGGCGATGCTGCGCGGGCTGCTGGCCGCACCCGGCTGGACCGACGCGGTGCTGCTCACGCAGTGGGAGGTCGCCAGGCGCCGCACCGGCGTCGGCGGCTCGAGCCTGCTGACGGCGCAGTGGGCGCCATGGTTCGCGTTCCGGCTCGAGCGGCGGGTGCCGGCGCGGGCGTTCCGGCCGATCCCCTCGGTGGATGCCGGACTGTTCACCGTGCACCGGCGCACCGAACCGCTCGTTCCGTGGGGCGAACGCCGCGCGTACCAGGCGTATGTCGCGGCGGTGTTCCGCGGCCGCGGGCGCGGACTGGCACAGGTGCTCGCCCGCGCCCCGCGCCCGCTTCCGGATGCCCGCCGCCTCCTCGCCGCCCGCGGCCTCCCCGCCGACGCTCTCCCGGGCCGGCTCGCCCCCGAGGACTGGGCCGCGCTGTGGGCGGCGGTGCGTCGCCGCTAG
- a CDS encoding dihydrofolate reductase family protein yields the protein MSRVLVHNFSISLDGFGTGEGLSFDAPFGHAGQRMHEWMFETRMWHTMNGEPGGGEGVDNAFAERHEHGVGAEIMGRGKFSPEHGPWVDLGTDAEWRGWWGPNPPFHTPVFVLTHHPRPDLEMEGGTVFRFIDASPREALELAREAVGGLDVRIGGGPTVVRDFLAEGLIDVAHIVQAPILLGRGVRLWDGLEGLESRYDIEAVAAPSGVVHLTLTRR from the coding sequence ATGTCGCGCGTTCTGGTCCACAACTTCTCGATCTCCCTCGACGGTTTCGGCACGGGCGAGGGGCTGAGCTTCGACGCGCCGTTCGGGCACGCCGGCCAGCGCATGCACGAGTGGATGTTCGAGACCCGCATGTGGCACACCATGAACGGCGAGCCGGGCGGCGGCGAGGGCGTCGACAACGCCTTCGCCGAGCGGCACGAGCATGGCGTCGGCGCCGAGATCATGGGGCGCGGCAAGTTCAGCCCGGAGCACGGGCCGTGGGTGGATCTCGGCACCGACGCCGAATGGCGCGGCTGGTGGGGGCCGAATCCGCCGTTCCACACGCCCGTGTTCGTGCTCACCCATCACCCGCGGCCCGACCTCGAGATGGAGGGCGGCACCGTGTTCCGCTTCATCGACGCGAGCCCGCGCGAAGCGCTCGAGCTCGCCCGCGAAGCCGTCGGCGGGCTCGACGTGCGCATCGGCGGCGGCCCGACCGTCGTGCGCGACTTCCTCGCCGAAGGCCTCATCGACGTCGCCCACATCGTGCAGGCGCCGATCCTCCTCGGCCGCGGCGTGCGGCTCTGGGACGGGCTGGAGGGCCTCGAATCCCGCTACGATATCGAGGCCGTCGCCGCCCCGAGCGGCGTCGTCCACCTCACCCTCACCCGGCGCTGA
- a CDS encoding SDR family NAD(P)-dependent oxidoreductase, producing the protein MTATAPEPPDQTGRRIIVTGASRGIGFFTAARLAAAGATVVLSGRDAGRVDAAARAIRARHPAAALEPHLMDISSLASVRAGAERLASTPVDGLIANAGIVHTPARRQTSPDVNELVLATNLIGHALFIARLLPALADSLGAAPARVVSLGSLSSRLSTFRVGDLQLEHGYDAWRAYAQSKIAVQAFAFELDRRLRAAGVPVASLVAHPGYSISGRTPRVPGVNEPGRADRFADALQAPIAQGKDVGALPVVHAATAAGVRGGDFWGPRFLTRGTPQRQRPTRTSASPETGARVWGFLDGVLGGELRLP; encoded by the coding sequence ATGACCGCGACGGCGCCCGAGCCGCCCGACCAGACCGGGCGCCGCATCATCGTCACCGGCGCGAGCCGCGGCATCGGCTTCTTCACCGCCGCACGCCTGGCCGCAGCCGGAGCGACCGTCGTGCTGAGCGGCCGCGACGCTGGCCGAGTGGATGCCGCAGCGCGCGCCATCCGCGCCCGCCACCCCGCAGCCGCCCTCGAACCCCACCTCATGGACATCTCCTCACTCGCCTCGGTGCGCGCCGGAGCGGAGCGGCTGGCATCCACCCCCGTCGACGGTCTCATCGCGAACGCCGGCATCGTGCACACCCCCGCCCGCAGGCAGACGAGCCCCGACGTCAACGAACTCGTGCTCGCCACGAACCTCATCGGCCACGCCCTCTTCATCGCCCGGCTGCTGCCGGCGCTCGCCGACTCGCTCGGCGCGGCACCGGCCCGGGTGGTGTCGCTCGGTTCGCTGTCGAGCCGCCTGTCGACCTTCCGTGTCGGCGATCTGCAGCTCGAGCACGGCTACGATGCTTGGCGCGCCTACGCGCAGTCGAAGATCGCCGTGCAGGCCTTCGCCTTCGAACTCGACCGGCGGCTGCGCGCCGCCGGCGTCCCCGTCGCGAGCCTCGTCGCCCACCCCGGGTACTCGATCAGCGGGCGCACGCCCCGCGTGCCGGGCGTCAACGAGCCCGGCCGTGCCGACCGCTTCGCCGACGCACTGCAGGCCCCCATCGCGCAGGGCAAAGACGTCGGCGCGCTGCCCGTCGTGCACGCCGCGACCGCGGCCGGGGTGCGCGGCGGCGACTTCTGGGGGCCGAGGTTCCTGACGCGCGGCACCCCGCAACGCCAGCGCCCGACCCGCACGAGCGCCTCGCCCGAGACCGGCGCCCGCGTGTGGGGGTTCCTGGACGGGGTGCTCGGCGGAGAGCTGCGCCTGCCGTGA